A region from the Tahibacter amnicola genome encodes:
- a CDS encoding OsmC family protein, with product MSEHGASVSWQRNGARFVDNRYSRAHRWQFDGGATVAAAASPLVVAPSLTDAAAVDPEEAFIAALSSCHMLWFLSLAAKDGWCVDSYEDDATGHMREFEPGRARFESVVLRPKVVFSGERQPDAAQLTALHEAAHHRCFLANSVATPIRIES from the coding sequence ATGAGTGAACATGGCGCCAGCGTCAGCTGGCAGCGCAACGGTGCACGATTTGTCGACAACCGCTATTCCCGGGCGCACCGCTGGCAGTTCGACGGCGGTGCCACGGTGGCCGCCGCGGCCTCGCCGCTGGTGGTCGCTCCTTCGCTCACGGATGCAGCGGCCGTCGATCCCGAGGAAGCATTCATCGCGGCGCTGTCGAGCTGTCACATGCTGTGGTTTCTGTCGCTGGCCGCAAAGGACGGCTGGTGCGTGGACAGCTACGAAGACGACGCCACGGGCCACATGCGCGAGTTCGAACCCGGGCGGGCGCGCTTTGAGTCCGTCGTACTGAGACCGAAGGTGGTGTTCAGTGGCGAGCGCCAGCCGGATGCGGCGCAACTGACGGCCCTGCACGAGGCCGCGCACCATCGCTGTTTCCTGGCCAATTCAGTGGCGACGCCGATCCGTATCGAATCCTGA
- a CDS encoding DUF2721 domain-containing protein, whose product MADILPVNDIAHVIQLSVAPVFLLSGVGALLGVLTSRLARVVDRARRQEDRLENAAPPRDAEILDELAKLSRRARLMNWSISLVTACALLISSVIVVLFAGALLRVNVSLLAATLFVTAMIALIAGLVAFLREIYLATIHLRLGPIPVGKRAG is encoded by the coding sequence ATGGCTGACATCCTCCCCGTCAACGACATTGCCCATGTCATCCAGCTTTCCGTCGCGCCGGTTTTCCTGCTCAGTGGCGTCGGCGCCCTGCTCGGCGTGCTGACGAGCCGGCTGGCCCGCGTGGTGGATCGTGCGCGACGCCAGGAGGACCGCCTGGAAAATGCCGCGCCACCACGCGATGCGGAGATCCTCGACGAGCTGGCGAAACTGTCGCGGCGTGCACGCCTGATGAACTGGTCGATCAGCCTCGTCACGGCCTGCGCCCTGCTGATCAGCAGCGTGATCGTGGTGCTGTTCGCCGGCGCACTGTTACGGGTGAACGTGAGCCTTCTGGCTGCTACGCTTTTCGTCACTGCCATGATCGCGCTGATCGCCGGCCTCGTGGCATTTCTGCGGGAAATCTACCTTGCGACCATCCACCTGCGGCTGGGGCCGATACCTGTCGGCAAGCGCGCCGGATGA
- a CDS encoding universal stress protein, which produces MRALDVLVHVRHYAGDSPTFRAALALGRRVPGRLHGLYVAPIPPAAFTSPETVAVLVHESDRRYRGAQSAEAWWQELLAMNAAEGDWTVAQADAIDAIASMARWIDLIVIERAQHQAEAPVGWGLVSRSVLAVGVPVVVVPEGVVFDELGRHIVVLWNGSREATRAVHGALPFLLRAEAVTVIDGEAPTNNGGILHLPRFDLRRYLQAHGVRANFRPFTAESDRGAALMAAVKDAGADLVVMGAWGHSRLTELVLGGATRYLFQHADRPLLVAH; this is translated from the coding sequence ATGCGTGCGCTCGATGTTCTGGTCCACGTTCGTCACTACGCCGGTGACAGCCCCACATTCCGCGCCGCGCTGGCGCTGGGCCGTCGCGTTCCCGGCCGATTGCACGGCCTGTACGTCGCACCAATCCCACCGGCCGCGTTCACCTCTCCCGAAACCGTCGCCGTACTGGTGCACGAGTCGGACCGACGTTACCGCGGCGCTCAGAGTGCCGAGGCCTGGTGGCAGGAACTACTGGCGATGAACGCGGCGGAAGGGGACTGGACCGTTGCCCAGGCTGACGCTATCGACGCCATCGCCAGCATGGCGCGCTGGATCGACCTCATCGTCATCGAACGGGCGCAGCACCAGGCGGAGGCTCCCGTCGGCTGGGGGCTGGTATCGCGATCGGTGCTGGCGGTCGGCGTACCGGTCGTGGTCGTACCGGAAGGGGTCGTCTTCGACGAGCTGGGGCGGCACATCGTCGTGCTCTGGAACGGCAGCCGCGAAGCCACCCGCGCGGTGCACGGCGCCTTGCCATTCCTGCTGCGTGCCGAAGCGGTGACCGTCATCGATGGCGAGGCGCCGACGAACAATGGAGGAATCCTGCATCTGCCGCGCTTTGACCTGCGTCGCTACCTGCAGGCGCACGGCGTACGTGCCAACTTCCGCCCCTTCACCGCGGAATCCGATCGCGGCGCCGCACTGATGGCCGCCGTGAAGGATGCCGGCGCCGACCTCGTCGTGATGGGCGCCTGGGGCCATTCACGCCTGACCGAATTGGTATTGGGCGGCGCGACGCGCTACCTTTTCCAGCACGCCGACCGGCCCCTGCTGGTGGCGCACTGA
- a CDS encoding sensor histidine kinase, translated as MNASPLPARHSVPTPDLSPDLTQLQQPVEPLTPRCTVQQAGERFREPRHAALLSLPVVERGKVLGCITRHDLLMRVYMHPYGRELHGRRSVATIMNADPVILPVNTPIEAAGKIIGARIRRPITEDFAIVDADGTYRGMGIVLDVLHALETRLGEHSRELERACRHLQSSQNQLIQSEKLATLGQLVAGLAHEINTPLGYVQNNVEMIRPLLQAAAEWVGAAQALMQIGEDAGLAVAEACVERMAEASQAFEPTLFRDIDVLLEDTLHGVTQMADLVGNLKDFSRIDQRRSDDVDLHGVIDAALRIGGHLLRKRQVDVRRHYGELPLVRCAPAQINQVLLNLITNAAQAIDHDKGVIAIRTQALGGYAMIAVHDNGRGIAPDVLPRIFEPFFTTKPTGQGTGLGLSICQQIIHAHGGRIAATSSAQAGTRFVVALPLGGRPPGSPA; from the coding sequence ATGAACGCTTCTCCACTCCCCGCGCGGCATTCCGTGCCGACGCCCGATCTCTCTCCCGACCTCACGCAGTTGCAGCAGCCGGTCGAGCCGCTGACACCGCGCTGCACCGTACAGCAGGCCGGCGAACGGTTCCGCGAGCCGCGGCATGCCGCGCTGCTGTCCCTGCCGGTGGTCGAGCGCGGCAAGGTGCTGGGCTGCATCACCCGGCATGACCTTCTGATGCGGGTCTACATGCATCCCTACGGGCGCGAGCTGCACGGCCGCCGATCGGTCGCAACCATCATGAACGCCGACCCGGTGATCCTGCCCGTCAACACACCGATCGAGGCGGCCGGCAAGATCATCGGCGCGCGCATCCGCCGCCCGATCACCGAGGACTTCGCCATCGTCGACGCCGACGGCACCTACCGGGGCATGGGCATCGTTCTGGATGTGCTGCACGCCCTGGAGACCCGGCTGGGCGAGCATTCGCGCGAACTCGAGCGTGCCTGCCGCCACCTGCAGTCCTCGCAGAACCAGCTGATCCAGTCGGAAAAGCTCGCCACCCTCGGACAGCTCGTCGCCGGACTGGCGCATGAAATCAACACGCCGCTCGGCTACGTCCAGAACAACGTGGAGATGATCCGCCCGCTCCTGCAGGCGGCGGCCGAGTGGGTGGGGGCGGCGCAGGCGCTGATGCAGATCGGCGAAGACGCCGGCCTCGCGGTCGCCGAAGCCTGCGTGGAGCGCATGGCCGAGGCCAGCCAGGCCTTCGAACCCACCCTCTTCCGTGATATCGACGTGTTGCTGGAAGACACCCTCCACGGCGTCACGCAGATGGCGGACCTGGTGGGCAACCTCAAGGACTTCAGCCGCATCGACCAGCGCCGCAGCGACGATGTCGACCTGCACGGGGTCATCGATGCCGCCCTGCGCATCGGCGGGCACCTGTTGCGCAAGCGCCAGGTCGATGTGCGCCGTCACTATGGCGAGCTGCCACTGGTGCGGTGCGCCCCGGCGCAGATCAACCAGGTGCTGCTGAACCTGATCACCAACGCCGCGCAGGCGATTGACCACGACAAGGGCGTGATCGCCATCCGCACGCAGGCGCTGGGCGGCTACGCGATGATTGCCGTGCATGACAATGGCCGCGGCATCGCACCCGATGTGTTGCCGCGCATCTTCGAGCCATTTTTTACGACCAAGCCGACCGGGCAGGGTACGGGGCTGGGTCTGTCCATCTGCCAGCAGATCATCCACGCCCATGGCGGGCGCATTGCGGCAACCTCCTCGGCACAGGCCGGAACGCGTTTTGTCGTGGCCTTGCCGCTGGGCGGGCGTCCGCCCGGGAGCCCGGCATGA
- a CDS encoding response regulator: MSKPCLLLVDDEARILRSLALLFRTQYEVLTTTDGVEALRWVRERIVHVVVSDQRMPGISGVDLLRQIRDHSPRTMRILLTGFADLEAVEASVNEGEIFRFLEKPWNAALLMQSVAQAAAIACAEFAETGARTVATVASARVLVLDEDPATAALMASILPSETPVTACTNVESALAHLGEADYGVIVAEIRHGSDDVIGALKLLKQASPGTLAIACSSLRDGRILIDLINQGQVFRFLPKPLGRELTRRAVMAGLERHALLRREPIRVRRHAVEAPREISLPGRVMDYFRRIRDQARQRA, translated from the coding sequence ATGAGCAAGCCCTGCCTGCTGCTGGTCGATGACGAGGCGCGCATCCTGCGCTCGCTGGCGCTGCTGTTTCGCACCCAGTACGAGGTGCTGACGACGACCGATGGCGTCGAGGCGCTGCGCTGGGTGCGCGAACGTATCGTGCATGTGGTGGTGAGCGACCAGCGCATGCCGGGTATCAGTGGCGTGGATCTGCTGCGCCAGATTCGTGACCATTCGCCCCGCACGATGCGTATCCTCCTGACCGGATTCGCCGACCTGGAGGCCGTGGAGGCATCGGTCAACGAAGGCGAGATTTTTCGTTTTCTGGAAAAACCCTGGAACGCCGCGCTGCTGATGCAGTCCGTCGCGCAGGCCGCCGCGATTGCGTGCGCCGAGTTCGCGGAAACGGGCGCCCGCACCGTGGCAACTGTCGCATCCGCGCGCGTGCTGGTGCTGGACGAGGATCCCGCCACGGCGGCTCTGATGGCATCGATCCTGCCGTCCGAAACGCCGGTGACGGCCTGTACCAACGTCGAATCCGCGCTGGCGCACCTGGGCGAAGCCGACTATGGGGTCATCGTGGCCGAAATCCGGCACGGATCGGACGATGTCATCGGTGCGCTCAAGCTGCTCAAGCAAGCCAGCCCCGGCACGCTGGCCATCGCGTGCTCCTCGCTCAGGGACGGACGCATCCTGATCGACCTGATCAACCAGGGCCAGGTGTTCCGTTTCCTGCCCAAGCCGCTGGGGCGCGAGCTGACACGCCGCGCGGTAATGGCTGGCCTGGAACGCCATGCCCTGCTGCGACGCGAGCCGATCCGCGTGCGCCGGCATGCGGTCGAGGCGCCGCGGGAGATCTCCCTGCCGGGCCGGGTGATGGACTACTTCCGCCGGATCCGCGACCAGGCGCGCCAGCGCGCCTGA
- the trhA gene encoding PAQR family membrane homeostasis protein TrhA: MASDSALPRYHLAEEVVSSAIHGLGVVLSIAGLAVLVAFAALHGDAWHVTSVAVFGTTLILLYTASTLYHGIPNPVAKPTLRTLDHIAIYLLIAGTYTPFTLVSLRGPWGWTLFATVWSLALLGIACELTPLRRYRAAAISLYIGMGWSALAAIGPLMANVPTGGVWLLFLGGAAYTLGVPFYLWRSLPFSHAIWHAFVLLGSVLHFFSILFYVVPLAA; this comes from the coding sequence ATGGCCAGTGACAGTGCGCTCCCCCGCTACCACCTTGCCGAAGAAGTGGTTTCCAGCGCGATCCACGGCCTGGGCGTCGTCCTGAGCATTGCGGGCCTGGCGGTCCTGGTCGCCTTTGCAGCACTGCACGGCGATGCCTGGCACGTCACCAGCGTGGCGGTGTTCGGGACCACGCTGATCCTGCTCTACACCGCATCGACGCTCTACCACGGCATTCCCAATCCCGTGGCCAAGCCGACGCTGCGCACGCTGGATCACATCGCCATTTACCTCCTGATCGCTGGCACCTATACGCCCTTCACCCTGGTGAGCCTGCGCGGCCCCTGGGGCTGGACGTTGTTCGCGACGGTCTGGAGCCTGGCGTTGCTGGGAATTGCCTGCGAACTGACACCCCTGCGGCGCTATCGCGCGGCGGCGATATCGCTCTACATCGGCATGGGCTGGAGCGCGCTCGCGGCGATCGGGCCGCTGATGGCCAATGTGCCGACCGGCGGCGTGTGGCTGCTGTTCCTCGGCGGTGCGGCGTACACGCTGGGGGTGCCGTTCTATCTCTGGCGCTCGCTGCCGTTCAGTCATGCGATCTGGCATGCCTTTGTGCTGCTGGGCAGCGTACTGCACTTCTTCTCGATCCTGTTCTACGTCGTACCACTCGCTGCGTAG
- a CDS encoding DUF885 domain-containing protein, translating to MPQLRKLVAATLLVLALPATAASDWIARSNENAQPLLKVLSEFSPEFATSVGLAEYDQAVTDLKPEVNERFRKTATEALAALKAKRQSETDVRVQQDLDILIDTTERQIASSEINQKYLLPYTDIGQAIFQGEFALLQDDMPPKRRAAALVRLKRYVGLESGYTPVTELAKARFTEQLGKPGMLGPVKAQVEQALGNTPRYVEGIRQLYAKYKIKGADKALDALETQLKDYDNWVRTTVIPVSREDFRLPPDLYADNLRNVGLDIPPEVLVKKARLAFSEIRNEMQSIASQIAAQRKLPSSNYRDVIKVLKKEQLPPDKVEATYHEVIGQIEEIIRREKIISLPSRPMIMRMASDAETAAQPAPHMDPPALINNKGERGTFVLTAGNPSTDGKSEGYDDFSHKGATWTLSAHEGRPGHELQFTAMVERGVSLPRSLFAFNSVNVEGWALYAEAETKPYEPLEGQLFALQARLQRAARAILDPMLNLGQITPERGLEVLMVDVGLSRAMAQQEIDRYTFRAPGQATAYFYGYTRLMELRAETEIALGDKFDRLAFNDFLINQGLLPPDLLARAVREEFIPAQQKK from the coding sequence ATGCCTCAACTTCGCAAGCTCGTCGCCGCCACGCTGCTCGTCCTGGCGCTGCCCGCCACGGCCGCCTCGGACTGGATCGCCCGCAGCAATGAAAATGCCCAGCCCCTGCTCAAGGTGCTGTCCGAATTCAGTCCGGAGTTCGCCACCAGTGTCGGGCTTGCCGAGTACGACCAGGCGGTCACCGACCTCAAGCCCGAGGTCAACGAACGATTCCGCAAGACGGCCACCGAGGCATTGGCGGCACTCAAGGCCAAGCGCCAGTCGGAAACCGACGTGCGCGTGCAGCAGGATCTGGACATCCTTATCGACACCACGGAACGCCAGATCGCCTCGAGCGAGATCAACCAGAAATACCTCCTGCCCTACACCGATATCGGCCAGGCCATCTTCCAGGGCGAGTTCGCGCTGCTGCAGGACGACATGCCGCCCAAGCGCCGTGCAGCGGCCCTGGTCCGTCTCAAGCGCTACGTCGGACTCGAATCGGGCTACACGCCCGTCACGGAACTGGCTAAGGCGCGCTTCACCGAGCAACTGGGCAAGCCGGGCATGCTGGGACCGGTCAAGGCCCAGGTCGAACAGGCATTGGGCAACACGCCGCGCTACGTCGAAGGCATCCGCCAGCTCTACGCCAAGTACAAGATCAAGGGCGCCGACAAGGCCCTCGATGCCCTGGAAACCCAGCTCAAGGACTACGACAACTGGGTACGCACCACCGTCATACCGGTGTCGCGAGAGGACTTCCGTCTGCCGCCGGATCTCTACGCCGACAACCTGCGCAACGTCGGCCTCGACATTCCCCCGGAAGTACTGGTGAAGAAGGCACGGCTGGCGTTCTCCGAGATCCGCAACGAAATGCAGAGCATCGCCTCGCAGATCGCGGCGCAGCGCAAGCTGCCGTCCAGCAACTACCGCGACGTGATCAAGGTGCTCAAGAAGGAGCAGCTGCCGCCGGACAAGGTCGAAGCCACGTACCACGAGGTCATCGGCCAGATCGAGGAAATCATCCGGCGCGAGAAGATCATCTCGCTGCCATCACGGCCGATGATCATGCGCATGGCCTCCGATGCCGAAACCGCAGCGCAACCGGCTCCGCACATGGATCCGCCGGCCCTGATCAACAACAAGGGCGAGCGCGGCACCTTCGTGCTGACCGCCGGCAATCCGTCGACCGACGGAAAGTCCGAGGGGTATGACGATTTCAGCCACAAGGGCGCCACCTGGACGCTGAGCGCACACGAAGGCCGCCCGGGCCACGAGCTGCAGTTCACCGCGATGGTGGAACGCGGCGTGTCGCTGCCGCGCAGCCTGTTCGCGTTCAACAGTGTGAATGTGGAAGGCTGGGCCTTGTACGCCGAGGCGGAAACCAAGCCCTACGAGCCGCTGGAAGGCCAGCTCTTCGCCCTGCAGGCACGCCTGCAGCGCGCCGCACGCGCAATCCTCGACCCGATGCTCAATCTCGGCCAGATCACGCCCGAACGAGGTCTGGAAGTGCTGATGGTTGACGTCGGCCTGTCGCGCGCCATGGCGCAGCAGGAGATCGACCGCTACACCTTCCGCGCCCCCGGGCAGGCCACTGCCTATTTCTACGGCTACACCCGCCTGATGGAACTGCGCGCGGAAACCGAGATCGCCCTGGGCGACAAGTTCGACCGCCTGGCGTTCAACGATTTTCTGATCAACCAGGGATTGCTGCCGCCGGACCTGCTGGCCCGGGCGGTGCGTGAGGAATTCATCCCCGCGCAACAGAAGAAGTAG
- a CDS encoding GFA family protein: protein MHPDHVLHHGGCHCGRVRFEVEAPAQIDAIRCNCSICRMTGFLHLIVPATRFRLVAGAEHLSEYTFNTGTAKHRFCGVCGVKPFYIPRSNPDGFDVNVNCLDAGTVASVRETPFDDTQREESEAAIRHLSLG, encoded by the coding sequence ATGCATCCAGACCATGTCCTGCATCACGGCGGTTGTCACTGCGGCCGCGTGCGCTTCGAGGTGGAGGCGCCCGCGCAGATCGACGCGATCCGCTGCAATTGTTCCATCTGCCGCATGACGGGCTTTTTGCACCTGATTGTTCCGGCCACGCGATTCCGCCTGGTCGCGGGCGCGGAGCACCTGTCCGAGTACACCTTCAATACCGGTACGGCAAAACACCGCTTTTGCGGCGTTTGCGGGGTAAAACCGTTCTACATACCGCGTTCCAATCCGGACGGCTTCGACGTCAACGTCAACTGCCTGGATGCGGGTACCGTCGCGTCGGTGCGCGAGACACCGTTCGACGACACGCAGCGTGAGGAAAGCGAGGCGGCGATCCGCCACCTTTCCTTGGGGTGA
- a CDS encoding WD40/YVTN/BNR-like repeat-containing protein, protein MRHALLTLALLAAQTGFWPSTAAAEEPETGFGEVAADEYETGEYGEHPAFGRIDREEGEAEQIEQRQRWFIQTRGLERQPDAGERRAAAMASQRTALRAGVPPLISAGERWESVGPNAMSMLSWTMGLVAGRTTSLSVRPGNDNVLYLGTAAGGLWKSTNAGATWTRLSDVLDSPSIGAVLANAGAGSAPDDVWVGTGEAYAGGCGGYFGQGIYHSTDGGATFTPRNGSGSTALNLSFINAIARHPANTQTLLVGGSGKCTGGSSSGSGVYRTTDGGATWTRVISTGNSMDIVFHPGNGNIAYAAVNGSGVHKSTDGGVTWTVLAGGMPASASNVRLAMAPSDSNTLYALAGSPVGLYKTTDAGATWTKVNAAACEGQCSYNLAVDVHPTDPNRVLVGTIRPALSTDGGVTLTTLTTTWGSAQKVHQDIHIVRFSRSNGSRLWIGSDGGLWRSEDQGVNYTNLNAGLHITQFYDIALDVRSPDRIYGGSQDNSSEVRNGSNVWAVTMVSGDGFMNASEPGAGADNGKNVYQTSYPQANKPAISRSSNFGAPSSFGGLAKTGISDGEPFPWVTPLVVTKGTLFAGSNFVYRAATSQTNSAFTWTKMSPNLSGDGSNSISVLSQPAAAGTSPLRLYAGTSNGKLWRTTDALAASPTWTDITAGYPGGRPSDIALTPGNDDVIYVTRSAFGGSKLYKSTNGGSTWSAAGTGLPDVPANSVVVDTVNTQRVFVGTDIGVYESTDGGASFRPLMLGLPPGTVVVDLEISASPHVLVAGTYGSGAWKLTFGADNDTIFANGFNP, encoded by the coding sequence ATGCGTCACGCACTGCTTACGCTTGCGCTGCTTGCAGCGCAGACGGGATTCTGGCCGTCCACCGCCGCCGCGGAAGAACCGGAAACGGGATTTGGCGAAGTCGCCGCCGATGAATACGAAACCGGGGAGTACGGCGAGCACCCGGCATTTGGCCGGATCGACCGCGAGGAAGGCGAAGCGGAACAGATCGAGCAGCGGCAGCGCTGGTTCATCCAGACGCGCGGGCTTGAACGGCAGCCCGACGCGGGCGAGCGCCGCGCGGCCGCGATGGCCAGCCAGCGCACCGCACTGCGCGCCGGCGTACCGCCACTGATCAGCGCCGGCGAACGGTGGGAATCCGTCGGTCCGAATGCCATGAGCATGCTCAGCTGGACGATGGGCCTGGTGGCCGGACGCACGACCTCGTTGTCGGTCCGCCCGGGCAATGACAACGTGCTGTACCTGGGCACCGCCGCTGGCGGCCTATGGAAGTCGACCAACGCCGGCGCCACCTGGACCCGCCTCTCGGACGTGCTCGATTCGCCCAGCATCGGCGCCGTGCTCGCCAATGCCGGTGCCGGTTCGGCGCCCGACGATGTCTGGGTGGGCACGGGCGAGGCCTATGCCGGCGGCTGCGGCGGCTATTTCGGCCAGGGCATCTATCATTCGACCGACGGCGGCGCGACTTTCACGCCACGCAACGGCAGCGGTTCGACCGCACTGAACCTTTCCTTCATCAATGCCATCGCCCGGCATCCGGCCAACACGCAGACACTCCTGGTGGGCGGCAGCGGCAAGTGCACGGGCGGATCCTCGAGCGGATCCGGTGTCTACCGCACGACCGACGGCGGTGCGACCTGGACGCGCGTCATCAGCACCGGCAACTCGATGGACATCGTCTTCCATCCGGGCAACGGCAACATCGCCTACGCGGCGGTGAACGGCAGCGGTGTGCATAAATCCACCGATGGCGGCGTCACCTGGACGGTGCTCGCTGGCGGCATGCCCGCCAGCGCATCGAACGTGCGGCTGGCGATGGCGCCCAGCGACAGCAATACGCTCTATGCGCTCGCCGGCAGTCCCGTCGGCCTCTACAAGACAACCGACGCCGGCGCCACGTGGACCAAGGTCAACGCCGCGGCCTGCGAAGGGCAATGCTCCTACAACCTCGCCGTGGACGTGCATCCGACGGATCCGAACAGGGTGCTGGTCGGCACCATCCGTCCGGCGCTCTCCACCGACGGCGGCGTCACGCTTACCACGCTCACCACCACCTGGGGCAGCGCGCAGAAGGTGCACCAGGACATCCACATCGTCCGCTTCTCGCGCAGCAACGGCTCGCGGCTGTGGATCGGTTCCGATGGCGGCCTGTGGCGCAGCGAGGACCAGGGGGTCAACTACACCAATCTCAATGCCGGGCTGCACATCACGCAGTTCTACGACATCGCGCTCGACGTACGCAGCCCCGACCGCATCTACGGCGGTTCGCAGGACAATTCCTCGGAAGTGCGCAACGGCAGCAATGTCTGGGCGGTCACCATGGTCAGCGGCGACGGCTTCATGAACGCCTCGGAGCCGGGCGCGGGCGCGGACAATGGCAAGAATGTCTACCAGACCAGTTATCCACAAGCGAACAAACCAGCGATTTCGCGCTCAAGCAATTTCGGCGCGCCGAGCAGCTTCGGCGGCCTGGCCAAGACCGGCATCAGCGACGGCGAACCCTTCCCCTGGGTGACGCCGCTGGTGGTGACCAAGGGAACCTTGTTTGCCGGGTCCAATTTCGTCTATCGCGCCGCGACCAGCCAGACCAACTCCGCCTTCACCTGGACCAAGATGTCGCCAAACCTTTCCGGCGACGGCAGCAACAGCATCTCGGTCCTCAGCCAGCCGGCCGCTGCAGGGACTTCGCCCCTGCGCCTGTATGCGGGCACTTCCAACGGCAAGCTGTGGCGCACGACAGACGCCCTGGCCGCATCGCCGACCTGGACCGACATCACTGCCGGCTACCCGGGCGGGCGCCCCAGCGATATCGCGCTGACCCCGGGCAATGATGACGTCATCTACGTGACCCGCTCCGCCTTCGGCGGCAGCAAACTGTACAAGTCCACGAACGGGGGATCGACCTGGTCGGCCGCCGGCACGGGGTTGCCGGACGTGCCCGCCAACAGTGTCGTCGTCGATACAGTCAACACGCAGCGCGTGTTCGTCGGCACCGACATCGGCGTGTACGAAAGCACCGATGGCGGCGCGTCGTTCCGTCCGCTGATGCTCGGCCTGCCGCCGGGCACAGTCGTGGTGGACCTGGAGATCTCCGCGTCGCCGCACGTGCTGGTGGCCGGCACCTACGGCAGCGGCGCCTGGAAGCTGACCTTCGGCGCAGACAACGACACGATCTTCGCGAACGGTTTCAACCCCTGA
- a CDS encoding DUF456 domain-containing protein, translating to MTTALYVLSALLILAGLAGTILPALPGVPLMYAGMFLVAWVGGFQEITWVTLVILGVLCVIALGVDLVASLLGAKRVGASRWALVGAAVGTVVGIFFALPGLILGPFVGALAGELLAGSDWTRATNVGVGTWLGFLFGTLSKIALAFTMLGVFLFALWLR from the coding sequence TTGACCACCGCGCTTTACGTGCTTTCCGCCCTGCTCATCCTCGCCGGTCTTGCCGGCACTATCCTGCCGGCCCTGCCGGGCGTCCCCTTGATGTACGCCGGCATGTTCCTCGTCGCGTGGGTGGGCGGATTCCAGGAAATCACCTGGGTCACGCTGGTGATCCTGGGGGTCCTGTGCGTGATCGCCCTGGGGGTGGACCTGGTCGCCAGCCTGCTGGGCGCCAAGCGCGTCGGTGCCAGCCGCTGGGCCCTGGTCGGCGCCGCGGTGGGCACTGTGGTGGGCATCTTCTTCGCCTTGCCCGGACTGATCCTCGGCCCGTTCGTGGGCGCACTGGCGGGCGAACTCCTGGCAGGCAGCGACTGGACCCGCGCGACCAACGTCGGCGTGGGCACCTGGCTGGGCTTTCTCTTCGGCACCCTGTCCAAGATCGCCCTCGCGTTCACGATGCTGGGTGTGTTCCTGTTCGCACTCTGGCTCCGGTAG
- a CDS encoding DUF3298 and DUF4163 domain-containing protein, with protein sequence MAPDRYAITYPTLADRDQGLLPHLHAFAEQQKRNFRAEAGKRPATVDTAVAEGHLRLDFALRNDTDDFVSIVATGEMYTGGARGVPLLAAFNWHRGSRQVIALPDLFDNRDAGLRAIAAHVRRELTARGRRDPAMALTDRDRMLQGTAPVVENYATYFVHGSPGRSGITVIFPPYQVAPYARGFIEIPIPGTILLPHLKKNLRRTFAATVP encoded by the coding sequence GTGGCGCCCGATCGCTACGCCATCACGTATCCGACGCTGGCCGACCGCGACCAGGGCCTGCTGCCGCATCTCCACGCCTTTGCGGAGCAGCAGAAACGCAACTTCCGCGCAGAGGCCGGCAAGCGGCCCGCAACGGTGGACACAGCGGTTGCCGAAGGTCACCTGCGGCTGGACTTCGCCCTGCGCAACGACACGGATGACTTTGTCAGCATTGTTGCCACCGGAGAGATGTATACCGGCGGCGCGCGCGGCGTTCCACTGCTGGCCGCCTTCAACTGGCACCGCGGCAGCCGGCAGGTGATCGCCCTGCCCGACCTGTTCGACAACCGCGATGCGGGCCTTCGCGCCATCGCCGCACACGTCCGGCGTGAATTGACGGCGCGCGGCCGTCGCGACCCGGCGATGGCCCTGACTGACCGCGACCGCATGCTCCAGGGCACGGCGCCGGTGGTCGAGAACTACGCGACCTATTTTGTCCACGGCAGCCCGGGACGTTCGGGCATCACGGTCATCTTTCCACCGTACCAGGTCGCGCCCTATGCCAGGGGCTTCATCGAGATTCCAATACCCGGCACCATTCTGCTCCCGCATCTGAAAAAGAACCTGCGTCGCACGTTCGCCGCCACCGTGCCATGA